The Macaca thibetana thibetana isolate TM-01 chromosome 19, ASM2454274v1, whole genome shotgun sequence genome has a segment encoding these proteins:
- the ATP5F1D gene encoding ATP synthase subunit delta, mitochondrial isoform X1, which yields MLPAALLRRPGLGRLVRQARAYAEAAAAPAAAAGPNQMSFTFASPTQVFFNGANVRQVDVPTLTGAFGILAAHVPTLQVLRPGLVVVHAEDGTTSKYFVSSGSIAVNADSSVQLLAEEAVTLDMLDLGAAKANLEKAQAELLGAADEATRAEIQIRIEANEALVKALE from the exons ATGCTGCCCGCCGCGCTGCTCCGCCGCCCGGGACTTGGCCGCCTCGTCCGTCAGGCCCGTGCTTATGCCGAGGCCGCCGCCGCCCCGGCTGCCGCCGCCGGCCCCAACCAGATGTCCTTCACCTTCGCCTCCCCAACGCAG GTGTTCTTCAACGGTGCCAACGTCCGGCAGGTGGACGTGCCAACGCTGACCGGAGCCTTCGGCATCCTGGCGGCCCACGTGCCCACGCTGCAGGTCCTTCGGCCGGGGCTGGTTGTGGTGCATGCAGAGGACGGCACCACCTCCAAATACTTCG TGAGCAGTGGTTCCATCGCTGTGAATGCCGACTCTTCCGTGCAGTTATTGGCAGAAGAGGCGGTGACGCTCGACATGTTGGACCTGGGG GCAGCCAAGGCGAACTTGGAGAAGGCCCAGGCGGAGCTGTTGGGGGCAGCTGACGAGGCCACTCGGGCAGAGATCCAGATCCGAATTGAGGCCAACGAGGCCTTGGTGAAGGCCCTGGAGTAG
- the ATP5F1D gene encoding ATP synthase subunit delta, mitochondrial isoform X2 — protein MLPAALLRRPGLGRLVRQARAYAEAAAAPAAAAGPNQMSFTFASPTQVDVPTLTGAFGILAAHVPTLQVLRPGLVVVHAEDGTTSKYFVSSGSIAVNADSSVQLLAEEAVTLDMLDLGAAKANLEKAQAELLGAADEATRAEIQIRIEANEALVKALE, from the exons ATGCTGCCCGCCGCGCTGCTCCGCCGCCCGGGACTTGGCCGCCTCGTCCGTCAGGCCCGTGCTTATGCCGAGGCCGCCGCCGCCCCGGCTGCCGCCGCCGGCCCCAACCAGATGTCCTTCACCTTCGCCTCCCCAACGCAG GTGGACGTGCCAACGCTGACCGGAGCCTTCGGCATCCTGGCGGCCCACGTGCCCACGCTGCAGGTCCTTCGGCCGGGGCTGGTTGTGGTGCATGCAGAGGACGGCACCACCTCCAAATACTTCG TGAGCAGTGGTTCCATCGCTGTGAATGCCGACTCTTCCGTGCAGTTATTGGCAGAAGAGGCGGTGACGCTCGACATGTTGGACCTGGGG GCAGCCAAGGCGAACTTGGAGAAGGCCCAGGCGGAGCTGTTGGGGGCAGCTGACGAGGCCACTCGGGCAGAGATCCAGATCCGAATTGAGGCCAACGAGGCCTTGGTGAAGGCCCTGGAGTAG